The Archangium primigenium genomic interval TCGAGGACACGCCCGCGGCGCGCGCGGGCATCCGGGCGGGAGACACGCTGGTGGCCGTGGACGGCGAGCGCCTCAAGGGCCTGGCCTTGCCGGACGTGTTGCAGCGGCTGCGCGGTCCGGCGGGCAAGCGGGTGCTCCTGACGCTCATGCGCGAGGGCTTCTCCGCGCCGCGGGAGATGGCCCTCATCCGCGACCACATCCGCATCGTCTCCGTGGAGGGCGCGCTGTACGGCGGCGTGGCGCACGTGCGCGTGAAGAGCTTCCAGGACCGCACGGCCTCCGCGCTGCGCAAGGAGCTGGACCGGCTGCGGACGCTCAACGGCGGCCAGCCCCTGCGGGGCGTGGTGCTGGACCTGCGCAACAACCCGGGCGGGCTCCTGGAGCAGGCGGTGGCGGTGAGTGACGTGTGGCTGCCGGGCAACCTGGTCATCGTGAGCACCCGGGGCCGCAAGGGCACGCAGATGAACGAGGAGCGCAGCAAGGATCGCGACACGGAGCCGGACTACCCGCTGGTGGTGCTGGTGAACGCGGGCAGCGCCTCGGCCTCGGAGATCGTCGCCGGCGCGCTGCAGGACCACGGCCGCGCCACCATCCTGGGCACCCAGACGTTCGGCAAGGGCAGCGTGCAGACCGTCATCGAGCTGGAGGACGGCTCGGGCCTCAAGCTCACCATCGCGCGCTACTACACGCCCAAGGGCCGCAGCATCCAGGAGAAGGGCATCACCCCGGACATCTGGGTGCCCGAGAGCACCCAGGGCAAGGCCGCCCCGCAGGAGCAGCGCGAGAAGGACCTGGAGCGCCACTTCAAGGCCGAGCCCGTGCTGGCGAGCGAGCCCCAGGGCACGTCCAAACCCAAGGGCTTCGCGCAGGAGCCCCGCGAGTGGGCGGCGACCGCCGCCGTGAGCGACACGCAACTCAAGCGGGTGCTCAACTACCTCAACGAGCTGGCGCGCTGAGCCCTACCGGGACACGGCGCGCAAGGCGAACAGCCGGGACCAGTTCTTGCCGGTGACGAGCAGCCGGTTGTTCGCCTCGTCGTAGGCGATGCCGTTGAGCACGTCCTCGTTGCCCGTGCGCTGCGCGGGCGGCAAGAGGCCCGAGAGATCGATCCACGCCTTGAGGTGGCCCGTCGCGGGGTCGATGCGCGCGATGAAGTCACTGCCCCACTGGTTGGCGTAGATCTCCCCGTGGATGTACTCCAACTCGTTGAGCCGGGAGACCTCGCGGCCGGCGTCGGTCACCTTGAGGGTGCGCTGGACCTTGAACGTGGTGGGGTCCAGGAAGCGCAGCACGCTGGTGCCGTCGCTGAGGATGAGGGACGTGCCATCGCTGGTGAGCCCCCAGCCCTCGGTGTCGTAGCTGAAGCGGCCCACGGGCGTGAACGTCTTCACGTCGTAGATGAAGCCCACGTTCGAGCGCCAGGTGAGCTGGTACAGCTTGTCCCCGTGCAGCGCGAGCCCCTCGCCGAAGTACTGGGACTCCAGGTTGACGCGGCGCAGGACCCGGCCCGTCTCCAGCTCCACCTCGCGCAGGCTGGACTGCCCGTTGAGGCCCGTGCCCTCGTACAGGTGACCCTGGTGGTAGACGAGCCCCTGGGTGAAGGCCTGCGGGTCATGGGGCCAGCTCGAGAGCACCTCGTAGCCCTCCACGGGGGCGCTGTCGGTGGCACGGCGCTCGGTGCGGCAGGACACGCCCGCAAGCAGCAGCAGGGCGGCGAGGAGCACAGGGGGAAGTCTCATGGGAGTGGGAAAATAACGCGAGACCGCCTGGACGCGATGCCTATGCTCTGGCCCATGCGCTCCCTCCTCACCGCCGCGTTGTTCTCCCTGGTGGGCTGTGCTCACTCGCCGTCCGAGCCCGCCCCCGCTTCGTCCCCCGCTTCCGTCCAGGCGCCCGCCCCCTCGGCGCAGGCCATCATCGACGCACCCGACCGGCTCGAGGCCGACCGGGCCCTGGACAAGGGCCGTCATCCCGCCGCGCTGCTCGAGTTCGTGGGCGTGCGGCCCGGCATGAAGGTCGCCGAGTTGATGGCCGGCGGGGGCTACACCATCGAGCTGCTCGCCCGGGCGGTGGGTCCCGAGGGCGTCGTCTACGGGCAGAACCCCAAGGTCGTGCTCGAGCGCTTCGCGGAGAAGCCCTGGAGCGAGCGGCTGGCGCGGCCCATCAACAAGAACGTGGTGCGCGCCGACCGTGAGTTCGACGCGCCCTTGCCGCCGGAGGCCACGAACCTGGACGCGGTCGTCAGCAACATCATCTACCACGACATCGTGTGGATCGGCGGGGACCGGGCGAAGATGAACGCGGCCATCTTCCGCGCGCTCAAGCCGGGCGGGGTGTACGTCGTCGTCGACTCGAGCGCCCAGGCGGGCTCGGGCGTGCGTGACGTGCAGACGCTGCACCGCATCGACGAGAAGGTGGTGCGTGACGAGGTGCTCGCCGCGGGCTTCCAGCTCGCCGAGGAGAGCACCGTGTGGCGCAACCCCGAGGACACCCGGGACTGGAGCTCCAGCCCGGGTGCCGCGGGCGAGCGCCGGGGCACCAGCGACCGCTTCGCGCTGAAGTTCATCAGGCCCCGGTGAACTGCGCGACAGCGGCCCGTCTCGCGGCCTGACCCGGCGGTCACTCGTGAGTAGACTTGTCCTCATGGGTTCCCCGTCGACCGCTCCGTCCCGCCGGCCAGCCACCTACCAGGACCTCGTCGCCTTGCCCGAGCACCAGGTAGGCGAACTGATCGCCGGGGAGCTGTATGCCTCGCCCCGGCCCGCGTCCCGCCATGCCAAGGCCGCCTCGATCCTGGGCATGGACCTGGGCAACCCCTTCCAGCGGGGGCGGGGGGGCCCGGGCGGGTGGTGGCTCATCTTCGAGCCCGAGCTGCACTTCGGCGAGGACGTGCTCGTCCCCGACCTGGCGGGCTGGCGTCAGGAGCGCATGCCGACGATTCCCGACGTGAGTTACTTCGAGCTGGCGCCGGATTGGATCTGCGAGGTGCTGTCACCTTCCACGGCGAAGCTCGACGTGGTGCTCAAGCTGCCTCGCTACGGGCGCGCGGGCGTGGAGCACGCCTGGATCGTGGACCCCATCCACCGGATGCTCCAGGTGTTCCACCAGGAGCAGGGCCGCTGGGTGCTCGCCGCGTCCTTCTCGGGCGATGACCGCGTGCGAGCCCAGCCCTTCGACGCCGTCGAGCTGGAGCTGGGCTCGCTGTGGATGGACACGCGCACGCCGTGAGTCACACGGCCGACGCGGGCTGGCACTCGGCCACGAGCCGGGCCACCGCGTCGTCCTGGGACAGCGCCGCCTGCGTCCCGTCCCGGCGGCGCAGGCTCACGGCGTTCTTTTCCACCTCGCGCCGGCCCACCACCACGAGCCACGGCACGCCGTCCTGGTGCGCGTCGACGATCTTCCGCGACAGCGACTCGGCGCGCGCGTCCACGGCCACCCGGCAGTCCGCCGCGCGCAGCCTCGCGGCGAAGCGCTCGGCGTCGACCACCTGCCCCTCGCCCAGCGGCGCCACCACCACCTGCCGGGGCGCCAGCCACGCGGGCAGCGCGCCCTCGTGGTGCTCCAGCAGGATGCCGATGAACCGCTCCAAGCTGCCGAGCATCGCCCGGTGCAGCATCATCGGTCGGCGCTTCTGTCCCGACGCGTCCACGTAGCTCAGGTCGAAGCGCTCGGGCAGCACCAGGTCGAGCTGGATCGTCCCGCACTGCCAGTCGCGGCCCAGGCGATCCTTCAGGACGAACTCCAGCTTCGGGCCGTAGAAGGCGCCCTCGCCCGGCTGCGGGCGGCAGTCGAGCCCCGCCCGCGCCGCCGCCTCGGACAGCAGCGCCTCGGCCCGATCCCACACCGCGTCGCTCCCGGCGCGCTGGGCCGGACGGCTGGAGAAGGCCACCTGGATGTGCTCGAAGCCGAAGGCCGCGTAGAAGGCGTGCAGCGAGCGGCAGAAGGCGAACACCTCGTCGCTCAATTGCTCCTCGGCGCAGAAGATGTGCCCGTCGTCCTGCGTGAACTGGCGCAGGCGGAACAGGCCGTGCAGCGAGCCGCTCGGCTCACTGCGGTGCACGAGCCCGAACTCGCCCAGCCGCAGGGGCAGGTCGCGGTAGCTCGGGCCCATGCGCTGCACGAGCTGGATGTGGCCCGGGCAATTCACCGGCTTGAGCGCGTGGTGGCGCTCGCCCTCCTCGGCGAGGGAGAACATGTTCTGGCGGAAGTTGTCCCAGTGGCCGCTCTTCTCCCAGAGGGGCTGGGCGAGCAGTTGGGGCGTCCTCACCTCGAGGTAGCCCTCGTGCCGCATCCGCCGCCGGACGCGCTCCTCGATGAGCTGGTAGAGCTGGTAGCCGCGCGGGTGCCAGAAGACCATGCCGGGCGCCTCCTCCTGCAGGTGGAAGAGGTCGAGGCGCTGGCCGAGGGAACGGTGATCATGAACGTCGAGCATGGGTGACTCCGAATCGGGAAGAAGAAGGCTTTCCGGTCGGAGCACTGAGCGCTTGCACGGACGCCCCGGCCGGTGAAGGCGGGGCGAGGAAACCGTGCGGCGTCAGCTCACTGCACGCACACGCGTCCCACGCCCGCCAGGAGTGGCGGTACGGGTCGCGGTGGTGGTGGAGAGGACGAGGCTCACGCGAACCAAAGTGCGCGCGGCGCGCGGCGTTGTCAAGCCGGGGGGACTACTGGCGCGTGGCCAGCAGGGAGGCGAGCCGCGCCGAGGTGCGCTCCGCGCCCATGGCCTGCGCGTAGTCGATCGCCCGGCGGCGGGCGGCATCCTGTCGCTGGGAATCGGCGCCGCGCGCGAGCAGCTCCTCGAGCACCTCGAGCTTGTCGAACATGGCCGCGAACATGAGGGCCGTCTTGCCGTCGGGGCCCGCGCCGTCGACGCGCGCGCCGCGCGAGAGCAGCAGTCGGGCCATGGACAGGTCTCCCTTGAAGGCGGCGCCGGACAGCGGCGTCTGGCCCCGGTCGTTGGTGCGCTCGGGATCCGCGCCGTACTCGAGCAGCACGCCCGTGGCCGCGAGGTGCCCGTGGTAGCTGGCGAGCATCAGCAGGGTGTCCCCGCGCTCGTTGCTCAGGTTGGCCGGCAGGCCCACGCCGAGCAACCACTCGAGCTGGGCCGCCTCCCCGGCGCGGGCGTGCTGGAAGGCGCGGCGCGCCAGCGCCATCACGTCCTCGTCCGTCGTCTTCACCTGGGCGTCGCGGGTCTCGGTCTTCATGAGCTTGGGGTCCTCGTGGGTACGCCGTGAATGCCCTCAAGGTATGCAAAGGGCCTTGAACGGGCCAAGACATGGTTCTGATGGACTTGATAGGCCGGGCCTATCAATGATGGGGCATGCCCTCCGTCAATGACATCTCCCTGCGGCAGCTCGAATATGTCGTCGCGGTGGCGGACACGCTCGGCTTTCGGAAGGCCGCCGAGCTCTGTCATGTCTCCCAGCCCGCATTGAGCGCGCAGATCCAACAACTGGAAGACGTCTTGGGGGTGCGGCTCTTCGAGCGGGACAAGCGCCGGGTGATGCTGACCGCGGCGGGCGAGGAGCTGGTGGCCCGGGCGCGGCGGGTGCTCACGGAGACAGGGGACATCCTCTCGGCGGCCTCGCGGCTGTCCGACCCGTTCTCCGGCGTGCTGCACCTGGGAGTGATTCCCACCGTGGCGCCCTACGTGCTGCCGGAGGTGGTGCCCGCGGTGACGAAGAAGTACCCGCGGCTCAAGCTGCGGCTGCGCGAGGAGAAGACGGAGCTGCTCGTGCGCGGCCTGGAGGAGGGGCGGCTGGACGCGGCCCTGGTGGCGCTCGACGCGGAGCTGGGGGACGTGGAGCAGGCCGTCATCGCGGAGGACCCCTTCGTCGTGGCGGCGCCGCCCGGCCACCCCGTGGTGAAGAAGGAGCGCGTGCCGCTCAAGGACCTGGACGAGGAGAACGTGCTGCTCCTGGAG includes:
- a CDS encoding S41 family peptidase gives rise to the protein MRSQSSWRAALAAGLLLLAPSVQADSRAPSASTSTYEQLEVFARVLSYVENNYVEPVDERKLMLGAIRGMLETLDPHTVFMPPEVFKEMKIDTSGEFGGVGLEVARQGEGYVVSAAIEDTPAARAGIRAGDTLVAVDGERLKGLALPDVLQRLRGPAGKRVLLTLMREGFSAPREMALIRDHIRIVSVEGALYGGVAHVRVKSFQDRTASALRKELDRLRTLNGGQPLRGVVLDLRNNPGGLLEQAVAVSDVWLPGNLVIVSTRGRKGTQMNEERSKDRDTEPDYPLVVLVNAGSASASEIVAGALQDHGRATILGTQTFGKGSVQTVIELEDGSGLKLTIARYYTPKGRSIQEKGITPDIWVPESTQGKAAPQEQREKDLERHFKAEPVLASEPQGTSKPKGFAQEPREWAATAAVSDTQLKRVLNYLNELAR
- a CDS encoding glutaminyl-peptide cyclotransferase — encoded protein: MRLPPVLLAALLLLAGVSCRTERRATDSAPVEGYEVLSSWPHDPQAFTQGLVYHQGHLYEGTGLNGQSSLREVELETGRVLRRVNLESQYFGEGLALHGDKLYQLTWRSNVGFIYDVKTFTPVGRFSYDTEGWGLTSDGTSLILSDGTSVLRFLDPTTFKVQRTLKVTDAGREVSRLNELEYIHGEIYANQWGSDFIARIDPATGHLKAWIDLSGLLPPAQRTGNEDVLNGIAYDEANNRLLVTGKNWSRLFALRAVSR
- a CDS encoding class I SAM-dependent methyltransferase, with amino-acid sequence MLWPMRSLLTAALFSLVGCAHSPSEPAPASSPASVQAPAPSAQAIIDAPDRLEADRALDKGRHPAALLEFVGVRPGMKVAELMAGGGYTIELLARAVGPEGVVYGQNPKVVLERFAEKPWSERLARPINKNVVRADREFDAPLPPEATNLDAVVSNIIYHDIVWIGGDRAKMNAAIFRALKPGGVYVVVDSSAQAGSGVRDVQTLHRIDEKVVRDEVLAAGFQLAEESTVWRNPEDTRDWSSSPGAAGERRGTSDRFALKFIRPR
- a CDS encoding Uma2 family endonuclease, whose product is MGSPSTAPSRRPATYQDLVALPEHQVGELIAGELYASPRPASRHAKAASILGMDLGNPFQRGRGGPGGWWLIFEPELHFGEDVLVPDLAGWRQERMPTIPDVSYFELAPDWICEVLSPSTAKLDVVLKLPRYGRAGVEHAWIVDPIHRMLQVFHQEQGRWVLAASFSGDDRVRAQPFDAVELELGSLWMDTRTP
- the thrS gene encoding threonine--tRNA ligase, which gives rise to MLDVHDHRSLGQRLDLFHLQEEAPGMVFWHPRGYQLYQLIEERVRRRMRHEGYLEVRTPQLLAQPLWEKSGHWDNFRQNMFSLAEEGERHHALKPVNCPGHIQLVQRMGPSYRDLPLRLGEFGLVHRSEPSGSLHGLFRLRQFTQDDGHIFCAEEQLSDEVFAFCRSLHAFYAAFGFEHIQVAFSSRPAQRAGSDAVWDRAEALLSEAAARAGLDCRPQPGEGAFYGPKLEFVLKDRLGRDWQCGTIQLDLVLPERFDLSYVDASGQKRRPMMLHRAMLGSLERFIGILLEHHEGALPAWLAPRQVVVAPLGEGQVVDAERFAARLRAADCRVAVDARAESLSRKIVDAHQDGVPWLVVVGRREVEKNAVSLRRRDGTQAALSQDDAVARLVAECQPASAV
- a CDS encoding ankyrin repeat domain-containing protein, with amino-acid sequence MKTETRDAQVKTTDEDVMALARRAFQHARAGEAAQLEWLLGVGLPANLSNERGDTLLMLASYHGHLAATGVLLEYGADPERTNDRGQTPLSGAAFKGDLSMARLLLSRGARVDGAGPDGKTALMFAAMFDKLEVLEELLARGADSQRQDAARRRAIDYAQAMGAERTSARLASLLATRQ
- a CDS encoding LysR substrate-binding domain-containing protein, which codes for MPSVNDISLRQLEYVVAVADTLGFRKAAELCHVSQPALSAQIQQLEDVLGVRLFERDKRRVMLTAAGEELVARARRVLTETGDILSAASRLSDPFSGVLHLGVIPTVAPYVLPEVVPAVTKKYPRLKLRLREEKTELLVRGLEEGRLDAALVALDAELGDVEQAVIAEDPFVVAAPPGHPVVKKERVPLKDLDEENVLLLEDGHCFRSQALALCRRVGAHEVDFRATSLTTLAQMVMSGEGSITLLPALAVPLENRLGQLAVRPLAPAPSRTLALVWRPGYPQGDALQALADTLRAAWPRPRESAKR